The Desulfuromonas thiophila genome contains the following window.
GTAGCAATGCCGGCAGGTTGCCGTCACGCCAGGGGTTGGCAGGCCGCAGCCGGCCGATATCGGCGATATCCGCGATGGCCGGGGTTTCGAGGTGGGCGGTTTCGTCGCGGGGATAGCAGACCGTCGCGCCCATGGCCTCGGCCAGCACGTAGAGGTCGGTGAAGATGCGGACCGTGTCGTAGCCGAAGCGGCGGTACGCCGCCAGGTGGGCGGCGGCGATGAGCGGGCCATTGCCGCGAAATTCGGAGATTTTGCACCCCAGTGCCCGCGCCGCGCCGTTGCCGACCACGGGCACACAGGGAAGACGATCGATCGACTCGCCCTTGGCATAGGCGGCAAACCGCTCCATGGGAGTCATTTGATCCTTGTTCATGCGCTTTCCGTTCAAAGAGGAGGATGGAGGACGGACCAGGGCGCTGGATGCGCTCCGGCTCAGGCCGCCTTGTCTGCGGCAAACAGCCGGGTGGCGACCCGCACCGCCCCGGCGGCGTTATCGGCATAGCCGTCTGCGCCGATGCGGTCGGCAAAGCCCTGCGAGATCGGCCCGCCGCCGATCAGCACCTTGAACCGGTCACGGACGCCCTCCTGTTCGAGCATCCGGATAATGGTGGCCATGCTGTCCATGGTCGTGGTCATCAGGGTTGACAGGCAGATCAGTCCGGCGTTGACCTCAAGCGCCTTGCGCACGAACTCCGCCAGGGGTACGTCACGACCGAGATCGTAGATTTCGAAACCGGCGACATCGAGCATGATTTTGACCAGGTTTTTACCGATGTCGTGGGTGTCGCCCTCGACAACCCCGATGACGCAACCGATCTTTTTCTGAGCGTTGTCTTTTTTGATATGGGGTTTGAGTATCTCCAGACTGGCATACAGGGCATCCGAGCAGATCAGCAGTTCGGGCACGAAATACTCTTCCTGATCGTAAAGTTCGCCAGCCCTGTTCATGCCCACGACCAGGCCGTTGGTGATGGCATCAAACGCATCCAGTCCGCTGTCGATTGCTTCCTGTGCCACGCTGATGGCCAGATCCTCATCCATATTGAGGACTCCGTCCGCCAAATCCTGGAGAATCTCTTCCCGTGATCGTGCCATCTTCAAACTCCTTCCGCTTTCATTGAACGAATCCGGCAGAGCGTGCTCGGCCTATTGTGGGCTGCGTGACTGCGTGGTGGTTTATCCTGCGATTTTTTTACGGCCGATGATCTCGATGAACGCTTCGATGCGCACCTTCAGCTGCTCGGTATCCGACGGGGAGTAGTCGGTTTCGATCTGCAGAAACGGAATCTTCAGGCTGTCCCGCACATGTTTTTTCAGATTGATGGATTCGATGTTGTAGGTGTGACAGGACTGCCAGGTGAGATCGATCACGCCATCCACCTGGAAGTCCTGCGCCAGCTGCTCGACCAGATCCAGGCGGCCCTGGTTGGGTGTCATACAGGAGCAGGGCACGCGCAGGTAACGCTCGGCCAGGGCGGCGATGGGATCACCGCCCTGGCTCACGGGATCCACCTTCTTGTAGGCGGTGCAACTTTCAAAGCAGACGACATTGGCTCCGCAGGACTCGATGATCTGGACCACCTTGTCCGAGCCGATGCCGATGGGGACGCCGCTGAGGAGAATACGCGGTGTTGCCGCCGAATAGGGAGACAGGCCTTGCTCGGCCAGGGTGCGCAGCTCGGCCGTGAGACGATCGACCAGCTCGATAACCGCCTGTTTGTCGCAGGAAAACCCGCGATTATGCAACACCGTGAGCATGTCCAGACCACTGATGGGTGACGGCACGTGGCGGCAGACATCCTGCAGATCGCGCAGGGAGCGCCGTTCATCGTTCATCAGCCGGATGGCGTCATGCAGTTTTTCATCGCTGATTTCGACGGCGAAGGCTTCCTCTAGCCGCGCTTTCAGCCGCAGCATTTCTTCGCACCAGTATTTCAGCGCCGTTTCGTCCTGCGTCTGCGGCAACTGCATGACATGCAGCGGCTTCAGCTCGGCGAGTAGTTCGTACATCTTTTTTTTGCCGTCACAGGTCGTTTCGGCCAGGATGAGGTCGGCGAAATAGAAGTAGGGGCAGGTATCGGAAACGGCAAAGCCGTAGCTGGATTTGATGAGCGGACACAGGCTGCGGGGCAGAATTTTTTCCGCCGCCGGAATCGGGGTCTGGCTCGTGCCGCACAGCGATACCGGCAGGGCGCCGGCCGCCAGCACCAGTTCGGCCGGCGAATAGATGCAGTAGGTCCCGACCACACGCAGTCCCTTGTCCTTGGCTTCCTTCAGAGCCAGGGTATTTTTTTCCCGCAGGGTGGCGATTTCAGCAAAGGTTTTGGCTTGGATCATGTCGAAGGCCTTTTCGGGATGAAGGGGAGGTCAGCAGGTCCTGGCCGATCAGGGCTGCGCCCAGAGCGCCGACGAACTGCGGGTTGGCCGGAACGTGCAGCCGGGTACCGAGGTTGTGGGCGATCCTGTGACAGATTTGCTCGTTGCGCGCCATGCCACCGGTAAAGGTCACTCCTTCCATCAGGGGCACTTTGCCGGACAGGGCATGGATGCGCTGGGCAACGGTATCAATGACGCCGGCGGCAATGCCGGCTTTTCCGACGCCGCGCGCCAGCAGCCCCGTCACCTCCGCTTCGGCAAAGACTGTGCACATGCTGGAGAGGGCAACTGGTTCGGCCGTTGAGGCCAGGGCGCCAAGATCATCCAGGCTGACATCCAGGATTGCCGCCATGATCTGCAGAAAACGTCCGGTGCCGGCGGCGCACTTGTCATTCATGATGAAGTCGGTCACTTCGCCCTCCTCATCCAGAGCGATGACCTTGCAGTCCTGGCCACCGATGTCGATAACGGTGCGCGTTGCGTTGTGGAGAAAATGGGCTCCCAGGGCGTGGCAGGTGATCTCCGTGACCCGGCGCGTGAAGAGGGGCAGGGAAATGCGGCCGTAGCCGGTGCCGATGATGGCGCCTACCTGGCTTT
Protein-coding sequences here:
- a CDS encoding double-cubane-cluster-containing anaerobic reductase, with the protein product MIQAKTFAEIATLREKNTLALKEAKDKGLRVVGTYCIYSPAELVLAAGALPVSLCGTSQTPIPAAEKILPRSLCPLIKSSYGFAVSDTCPYFYFADLILAETTCDGKKKMYELLAELKPLHVMQLPQTQDETALKYWCEEMLRLKARLEEAFAVEISDEKLHDAIRLMNDERRSLRDLQDVCRHVPSPISGLDMLTVLHNRGFSCDKQAVIELVDRLTAELRTLAEQGLSPYSAATPRILLSGVPIGIGSDKVVQIIESCGANVVCFESCTAYKKVDPVSQGGDPIAALAERYLRVPCSCMTPNQGRLDLVEQLAQDFQVDGVIDLTWQSCHTYNIESINLKKHVRDSLKIPFLQIETDYSPSDTEQLKVRIEAFIEIIGRKKIAG
- a CDS encoding corrinoid protein, with the translated sequence MARSREEILQDLADGVLNMDEDLAISVAQEAIDSGLDAFDAITNGLVVGMNRAGELYDQEEYFVPELLICSDALYASLEILKPHIKKDNAQKKIGCVIGVVEGDTHDIGKNLVKIMLDVAGFEIYDLGRDVPLAEFVRKALEVNAGLICLSTLMTTTMDSMATIIRMLEQEGVRDRFKVLIGGGPISQGFADRIGADGYADNAAGAVRVATRLFAADKAA
- a CDS encoding acyl-CoA dehydratase activase, which translates into the protein MSHHEHGVISLGIDIGSTATKAVVFTDHILGQSMTPTGWDPKKAGLQVLNEALDAAGVQQSQVGAIIGTGYGRISLPLFTRRVTEITCHALGAHFLHNATRTVIDIGGQDCKVIALDEEGEVTDFIMNDKCAAGTGRFLQIMAAILDVSLDDLGALASTAEPVALSSMCTVFAEAEVTGLLARGVGKAGIAAGVIDTVAQRIHALSGKVPLMEGVTFTGGMARNEQICHRIAHNLGTRLHVPANPQFVGALGAALIGQDLLTSPSSRKGLRHDPSQNLC